A stretch of the Erinaceus europaeus chromosome 1, mEriEur2.1, whole genome shotgun sequence genome encodes the following:
- the RAB5IF gene encoding GEL complex subunit OPTI isoform X1 — protein MSGGRRKEEPPQPQLANGALKVSVWSKVLRSDAAWEDKDEFLDVIYWFRQIIAVVLGVIWGVLPLRGFLGIAGSFGSSFTLPSTMTDVVQPPPATCPVQRTLLVTAQKHDCRGRASKRKGACSTHVLWTKNQCVGHQCFLQGL, from the exons ATGAGCGGCGGGCGGCGGAAGGAGGAGCCGCCTCAGCCGCAGCTGGCCAACGGGGCCCTCAAAGTCTCGGTCTGGAGCAAAGTGCTGCGGAGCGACGCGGCCTGGGAGGACAAG GATGAGTTTTTAGATGTGATCTACTGGTTCCGACAGATCATTGCTGTGGTTCTAGGTGTTATTTGGGGAGTATTGCCATTGCGAGGCTTCCTGGGAATAGCAGG GTCATTTGGATCATCTTTTACACTGCCATCCACTATGACTGATGTTGTACAGCCCCCACCTGCTACCTGTCCAGTCCAAAGGACCCTCTTAGTTACAGCTCAGAAACATGATTGTAGAGGGAGGGCATCCAAGCGAAAGGGCGCCTGCAGCACCCATGTTCTCTGGACCAAGAATCAGTGTGTTGGGCACCAGTGTTTTCTGCAAGGTTTGTGA
- the RAB5IF gene encoding GEL complex subunit OPTI isoform X2: MSGGRRKEEPPQPQLANGALKVSVWSKVLRSDAAWEDKDEFLDVIYWFRQIIAVVLGVIWGVLPLRGFLGIAGFCLINAGVLYLYFSNYLQIDEEEYGGTWELTKEGFMTSFALFMVIWIIFYTAIHYD, translated from the exons ATGAGCGGCGGGCGGCGGAAGGAGGAGCCGCCTCAGCCGCAGCTGGCCAACGGGGCCCTCAAAGTCTCGGTCTGGAGCAAAGTGCTGCGGAGCGACGCGGCCTGGGAGGACAAG GATGAGTTTTTAGATGTGATCTACTGGTTCCGACAGATCATTGCTGTGGTTCTAGGTGTTATTTGGGGAGTATTGCCATTGCGAGGCTTCCTGGGAATAGCAGG TTTCTGCCTGATCAATGCAGGAGTCTTGTACCTCTACTTCAGCAACTACCTACAGATAGATGAGGAAGAATATGGTGGCACATGGGAGCTCACGAAAGAAGGGTTTATGACATCTTTTGCCTTGTTCATG GTCATTTGGATCATCTTTTACACTGCCATCCACTATGACTGA